One window of Parambassis ranga chromosome 3, fParRan2.1, whole genome shotgun sequence genomic DNA carries:
- the rbm26 gene encoding RNA-binding protein 26 isoform X2, giving the protein MIIENIDALKTWLSETLEPICDADPSALAKYVVALVKKDKSEKELKALCIDQLDVFLQKETQPFVDKLFEAVNNKSYLPQPEQTLASVKVEKEEQKKDETNREEERDKKFSRRMNHSPLQSSSRYSRDCRRGDDRKRDDRSRKRDYDRNPPRRDSYRDRYNRRRGRSRSYSRSRSRSWSKDRIRDRDRERDRDRDRDRDRDRSRSRSLSRTRSRSRSRERDSGKLKYDHDRSEGGDGYAPAALISTETTSHFPVPTLSSTITVIAPTLHHSNNTTESWSDFRPDHPVDHGPFNRGPPPQQRKRCRDYDEKGFCMRGDMCPFDHGSDPVVVEDVNLPNMLPFQPPPMPGVEPPPPPGLPPPPPLMNPPPVNMRPPVPPPGALPPSLPPVAGPPPPLPPLQPAGMDAPPSSITSSVPTIVTSGMRSSLPQVSAPLFTSDHYESDVYNPEAPSITNTSRPMYRHRVNAQRPNLIGLTMGDVDQPQREKIPNNNMRIVMESDPRKRPVTSHDGGLPSKKPWFDKPCFNKPNHQGYHKRAQFSPNAKLLVRQIPPELNNISKLNEHFSKFGTIVNLQVAYKNDPEGALIQFASADEARRAMQSTEAVLNNRFIKVHWFREDGSNGQSHFHQQSQPQAAMPSATSLKQSVKDRLGPMLPANSEPSLDSTVAASQNSSKVSVKDRLGFSAKAGAPVEKVFSTSTGLTKTVYNSAALKVAQRTSEEALKKKQEALKLQQDVRKKKQEILEKHIETQKLLISKFEKNKSMKAEDKAKIMETLSMLTKSITKLQEEIKGISSSSNLLRTAKSKAQAQKELLDAELDLYKKSQAGEDTAMLKFKYTQLQIEAAKRGILSPGRGRGVHTRGRGAVRARGRGSRGRGRGLPVHAVVDHRPRALEISGFTEVDRIDLLPHFAQFGEIEDCQIDESNPSAVITYKSRAEAEQAALHGTKFNNQTLHLAWHKPAMTLNAADVDEMEPEEDEYPEESLSDDALLQDDDEEEDDNEPRSWRR; this is encoded by the exons ATGATCATTGAAAACATCGATGCCTTGAAAACATGGCTGTCTGAAACCCTCGAGCCCAT CTGTGATGCAGACCCTTCTGCTCTCGCAAAGTATGTTGTTGCTTTGGTGAAGAAGGACAAGAGTGAAAAGGAACTCAAAGCCCTTTGTATAGACCAGTTGGATGTATTTCTTCAGAAAG AGACCCAGCCATTTGTGGATAAGCTGTTTGAAGCTGTCAACAACAAAAGCTACCTCCCACAGCCAGAGCAGACGTTGGCATCAGTCAAAGTTGAGAAGGAAGAGCAGAAGAAAGATGAG ACCAATCGGGAAGAAGAACGTGACAAGAAGTTTTCTCGGAGAATGAATCATAGCCCCCTGCAATCAAGCTCCCGCTACAGCAGAGATTGCAG AAGAGGAGATGACCGTAAGAGAGACGACCGCTCCAGAAAGAGGGACTATGATCGCAACCCTCCAAGGAGGGACTCGTACCGTGACCGTTACAACCGCAGGAGAGGCCGTAGTCGCAGTTACAGTCGCAGCCGCAGCAGAAGTTGGAGCAAAGACCGCATCCGAGACcgtgacagagagagggacagggatagagacagagacagggacagagatcGCAGCAGGAGCCGGTCCCTCAGCAGAACACGGTCTAGAAGCAGGAGTAGAG AACGGGATTCTGGGAAGTTAAAGTACGATCACGACAGGTCAGAGGGTGGGGATGGCTACGCCCCTGCAGCCCTCATCTCCACTGAAACCACTTCACACTTCCCTGTGCCAACACTGAGCAGTACCATTACAGTCATTGCTCCCACGCTTCATCATAGCAACAACACCACAGAGAGCTGGTCAGATTTCCGCCCTGATCACCCCGTGGATCATGGCCCTTTCAATAGGGGACCACCCCCTCAACAGAGGAAGCGATGCAGAGATTATGATG AAAAAGGTTTCTGCATGCGAGGGGACATGTGTCCTTTTGATCATGGAAGTGATCCTGTTGTGGTAGAAGATGTCAATCTTCCCAATATGTTGCCCTTCCAACCTCCGCCAATGCCAGGTGTAGAGCCACCTCCACCCCCTGGTCTcccgccaccaccacctctcATGAATCCCCCACCTGTGAACATGCGGCCCCCTGTGCCACCCCCAGGTGCCCTTCCACCAAGCCTTCCACCTGTTGCAG GCCCCCCTCCTCCGCTTCCTCCACTGCAACCTGCAGGCATGGATGCTCCTCCTAGTTCTATCACCAGCTCGGTTCCCACCATTGTCACATCTGGGATGCGCTCCTCACTTCCCCAGGTTTCAGCACCACTTTTCACCTCTG ACCACTATGAGTCAGATGTGTACAATCCGGAGGCTCCCAGCATCACAAATACTTCCAGGCCAATGTACCGCCACCGGGTCAATGCACAGAGACCCAACCTCATTGGTCTCACAATGGGGGACGTCGACCAGCCACAGAGAG AAAAGATTCCCAACAACAATATGAGAATCGTCATGGAGTCTGATCCAAGGAAGAGACCAGTCACTTCTCACGATGGAGGTCTGCCCTCCAAGAAACCCTGGTTTGACAA GCCCTGCTTCAACAAACCCAACCACCAGGGCTACCACAAAAGAGCTCAGTTCTCTCCCAATGCCAAGTTGCTTGTTCGGCAAATTCCCCCAGAGCTTAACAACATCAGCAAACTCAATGAACATTTCAGCAAGTTTGGCACTATCGTCAATCTGCAG gtGGCCTACAAGAATGACCCAGAAGGGGCACTGATCCAGTTTGCCTCTGCAGATGAGGCCAGACGGGCTATGCAAAGCACAGAGGCTGTTCTCAACAACCGTTTCATCAAGGTGCACTGGTTTCGTGAGGATGGGAGCAATGGCCAGTCTCACTTCCATCAGCAGTCTCAGCCACAGGCAGCTATG CCTTCAGCAACATCTCTGAAGCAGTCTGTTAAAGATCGCCTCGGACCCATGCTCCCTGCAAACTCTGAGCCCTCCCTGGATTCTACTGTAGCCGCTTCTCAG AATTCTTCCAAAGTGTCAGTGAAGGACCGTTTGGGTTTCTCTGCCAAAGCAGGAGCTCCTGTTGAAAAA GTGTTTTCAACATCTACAGGCCTCACAAAAACTGTGTACAATTCTGCTGCTCTGAAAGTGGCACAGAGGACCTCAGAGGAAGCCCTGAAGaagaaacag GAAGCCCTTAAACTACAGCAAGATGtaaggaagaagaagcaggaaatATTGGAGAAGCACATTGAGACACAGAAG ctCCTGATATCCAAATTCGAGAAGAATAAGTCAATGAAGGCAGAGGACAAAGCCAAGATCATGGAAACATTGAGCATGTTAACAAAGAGCATCACCAAACTACAAGAGGAGATAAAGGGAATCTCGAGCAGCAGCAACCTGCTACGGACAGCCAAGAGCAAGGCCCAG GCACAGAAAGAACTGCTGGATGCTGAGTTGGACCTGTACAAGAAGAGTCAGGCTGGAGAGGACACTGCTATGTTGAAATTCAAATACACCCAGCTGCAAATTGAG GCAGCTAAAAGGGGAATTCTGTCACCAGGAAGAGGTCGAGGGGTCCACACTCGAGGCCGTGGTGCTGTCAGGGCCAGGGGAAGGGGGTCTAGGGGACGAGGAAGAGGCCTGCCAGTGCATGCAGTCGTGGACCATAGACCACGAGCACTGGAAATCTCTGGTTTCACAGAAGTGGACCGAATAGACCTGCTGCCACATTTTGCT CAATTTGGGGAGATTGAGGATTGCCAGATTGATGAAAGCAACCCATCTGCGGTCATAACTTACAAGTCAAGAGCAGAGGCAGAACAG GCTGCTCTTCATGGAACAAAATTTAATAACCAGACTCTACATCTGGCCTGGCACAAGCCTGCCATGACTCTCAATGCTGCAGATGTGGATGAGATGGAACCAGAGGAGGATGAG TACCCAGAGGAGTCACTGAGTGATGATGCTTTGCTGCAGGATgacgatgaggaggaagatgacaaTGAGCCTCGATCCTGGCGCAGATGA
- the rbm26 gene encoding RNA-binding protein 26 isoform X1 yields the protein MIIENIDALKTWLSETLEPICDADPSALAKYVVALVKKDKSEKELKALCIDQLDVFLQKETQPFVDKLFEAVNNKSYLPQPEQTLASVKVEKEEQKKDETNREEERDKKFSRRMNHSPLQSSSRYSRDCRRGDDRKRDDRSRKRDYDRNPPRRDSYRDRYNRRRGRSRSYSRSRSRSWSKDRIRDRDRERDRDRDRDRDRDRSRSRSLSRTRSRSRSRERDSGKLKYDHDRSEGGDGYAPAALISTETTSHFPVPTLSSTITVIAPTLHHSNNTTESWSDFRPDHPVDHGPFNRGPPPQQRKRCRDYDEKGFCMRGDMCPFDHGSDPVVVEDVNLPNMLPFQPPPMPGVEPPPPPGLPPPPPLMNPPPVNMRPPVPPPGALPPSLPPVAGPPPPLPPLQPAGMDAPPSSITSSVPTIVTSGMRSSLPQVSAPLFTSDHYESDVYNPEAPSITNTSRPMYRHRVNAQRPNLIGLTMGDVDQPQREKIPNNNMRIVMESDPRKRPVTSHDGGLPSKKPWFDKPCFNKPNHQGYHKRAQFSPNAKLLVRQIPPELNNISKLNEHFSKFGTIVNLQVAYKNDPEGALIQFASADEARRAMQSTEAVLNNRFIKVHWFREDGSNGQSHFHQQSQPQAAMPSATSLKQSVKDRLGPMLPANSEPSLDSTVAASQNSSKVSVKDRLGFSAKAGAPVEKVFSTSTGLTKTVYNSAALKVAQRTSEEALKKKQEALKLQQDVRKKKQEILEKHIETQKLLISKFEKNKSMKAEDKAKIMETLSMLTKSITKLQEEIKGISSSSNLLRTAKSKAQVAQKELLDAELDLYKKSQAGEDTAMLKFKYTQLQIEAAKRGILSPGRGRGVHTRGRGAVRARGRGSRGRGRGLPVHAVVDHRPRALEISGFTEVDRIDLLPHFAQFGEIEDCQIDESNPSAVITYKSRAEAEQAALHGTKFNNQTLHLAWHKPAMTLNAADVDEMEPEEDEYPEESLSDDALLQDDDEEEDDNEPRSWRR from the exons ATGATCATTGAAAACATCGATGCCTTGAAAACATGGCTGTCTGAAACCCTCGAGCCCAT CTGTGATGCAGACCCTTCTGCTCTCGCAAAGTATGTTGTTGCTTTGGTGAAGAAGGACAAGAGTGAAAAGGAACTCAAAGCCCTTTGTATAGACCAGTTGGATGTATTTCTTCAGAAAG AGACCCAGCCATTTGTGGATAAGCTGTTTGAAGCTGTCAACAACAAAAGCTACCTCCCACAGCCAGAGCAGACGTTGGCATCAGTCAAAGTTGAGAAGGAAGAGCAGAAGAAAGATGAG ACCAATCGGGAAGAAGAACGTGACAAGAAGTTTTCTCGGAGAATGAATCATAGCCCCCTGCAATCAAGCTCCCGCTACAGCAGAGATTGCAG AAGAGGAGATGACCGTAAGAGAGACGACCGCTCCAGAAAGAGGGACTATGATCGCAACCCTCCAAGGAGGGACTCGTACCGTGACCGTTACAACCGCAGGAGAGGCCGTAGTCGCAGTTACAGTCGCAGCCGCAGCAGAAGTTGGAGCAAAGACCGCATCCGAGACcgtgacagagagagggacagggatagagacagagacagggacagagatcGCAGCAGGAGCCGGTCCCTCAGCAGAACACGGTCTAGAAGCAGGAGTAGAG AACGGGATTCTGGGAAGTTAAAGTACGATCACGACAGGTCAGAGGGTGGGGATGGCTACGCCCCTGCAGCCCTCATCTCCACTGAAACCACTTCACACTTCCCTGTGCCAACACTGAGCAGTACCATTACAGTCATTGCTCCCACGCTTCATCATAGCAACAACACCACAGAGAGCTGGTCAGATTTCCGCCCTGATCACCCCGTGGATCATGGCCCTTTCAATAGGGGACCACCCCCTCAACAGAGGAAGCGATGCAGAGATTATGATG AAAAAGGTTTCTGCATGCGAGGGGACATGTGTCCTTTTGATCATGGAAGTGATCCTGTTGTGGTAGAAGATGTCAATCTTCCCAATATGTTGCCCTTCCAACCTCCGCCAATGCCAGGTGTAGAGCCACCTCCACCCCCTGGTCTcccgccaccaccacctctcATGAATCCCCCACCTGTGAACATGCGGCCCCCTGTGCCACCCCCAGGTGCCCTTCCACCAAGCCTTCCACCTGTTGCAG GCCCCCCTCCTCCGCTTCCTCCACTGCAACCTGCAGGCATGGATGCTCCTCCTAGTTCTATCACCAGCTCGGTTCCCACCATTGTCACATCTGGGATGCGCTCCTCACTTCCCCAGGTTTCAGCACCACTTTTCACCTCTG ACCACTATGAGTCAGATGTGTACAATCCGGAGGCTCCCAGCATCACAAATACTTCCAGGCCAATGTACCGCCACCGGGTCAATGCACAGAGACCCAACCTCATTGGTCTCACAATGGGGGACGTCGACCAGCCACAGAGAG AAAAGATTCCCAACAACAATATGAGAATCGTCATGGAGTCTGATCCAAGGAAGAGACCAGTCACTTCTCACGATGGAGGTCTGCCCTCCAAGAAACCCTGGTTTGACAA GCCCTGCTTCAACAAACCCAACCACCAGGGCTACCACAAAAGAGCTCAGTTCTCTCCCAATGCCAAGTTGCTTGTTCGGCAAATTCCCCCAGAGCTTAACAACATCAGCAAACTCAATGAACATTTCAGCAAGTTTGGCACTATCGTCAATCTGCAG gtGGCCTACAAGAATGACCCAGAAGGGGCACTGATCCAGTTTGCCTCTGCAGATGAGGCCAGACGGGCTATGCAAAGCACAGAGGCTGTTCTCAACAACCGTTTCATCAAGGTGCACTGGTTTCGTGAGGATGGGAGCAATGGCCAGTCTCACTTCCATCAGCAGTCTCAGCCACAGGCAGCTATG CCTTCAGCAACATCTCTGAAGCAGTCTGTTAAAGATCGCCTCGGACCCATGCTCCCTGCAAACTCTGAGCCCTCCCTGGATTCTACTGTAGCCGCTTCTCAG AATTCTTCCAAAGTGTCAGTGAAGGACCGTTTGGGTTTCTCTGCCAAAGCAGGAGCTCCTGTTGAAAAA GTGTTTTCAACATCTACAGGCCTCACAAAAACTGTGTACAATTCTGCTGCTCTGAAAGTGGCACAGAGGACCTCAGAGGAAGCCCTGAAGaagaaacag GAAGCCCTTAAACTACAGCAAGATGtaaggaagaagaagcaggaaatATTGGAGAAGCACATTGAGACACAGAAG ctCCTGATATCCAAATTCGAGAAGAATAAGTCAATGAAGGCAGAGGACAAAGCCAAGATCATGGAAACATTGAGCATGTTAACAAAGAGCATCACCAAACTACAAGAGGAGATAAAGGGAATCTCGAGCAGCAGCAACCTGCTACGGACAGCCAAGAGCAAGGCCCAGGTA GCACAGAAAGAACTGCTGGATGCTGAGTTGGACCTGTACAAGAAGAGTCAGGCTGGAGAGGACACTGCTATGTTGAAATTCAAATACACCCAGCTGCAAATTGAG GCAGCTAAAAGGGGAATTCTGTCACCAGGAAGAGGTCGAGGGGTCCACACTCGAGGCCGTGGTGCTGTCAGGGCCAGGGGAAGGGGGTCTAGGGGACGAGGAAGAGGCCTGCCAGTGCATGCAGTCGTGGACCATAGACCACGAGCACTGGAAATCTCTGGTTTCACAGAAGTGGACCGAATAGACCTGCTGCCACATTTTGCT CAATTTGGGGAGATTGAGGATTGCCAGATTGATGAAAGCAACCCATCTGCGGTCATAACTTACAAGTCAAGAGCAGAGGCAGAACAG GCTGCTCTTCATGGAACAAAATTTAATAACCAGACTCTACATCTGGCCTGGCACAAGCCTGCCATGACTCTCAATGCTGCAGATGTGGATGAGATGGAACCAGAGGAGGATGAG TACCCAGAGGAGTCACTGAGTGATGATGCTTTGCTGCAGGATgacgatgaggaggaagatgacaaTGAGCCTCGATCCTGGCGCAGATGA